A single window of Arcobacter venerupis DNA harbors:
- a CDS encoding DNA-processing protein DprA, whose product MISKIDFKIDELSSMKKYPDELFYIGNLELLKRKKISIIGTRRPISYTKEFTYKLSSKFSDANICIVSGAAMGVDSIAHQGAKSNNTIAVVANGLDIRYPSVNRNLIIDIEKNGLIISAYKEKEKARNYTFVLRNEIVVALSDFLIVTEADLNSGSLTSVNYALKMGKKVYTLPHRMNESLGTQELIKKGLVEVIYDIDEFIYNFSGLININLEDEVLFFCKKNPTYESAIAKYPNKIFEYELEGKIKIENGKVIII is encoded by the coding sequence ATGATTTCAAAAATCGACTTTAAAATTGATGAACTATCATCAATGAAAAAATATCCTGATGAACTTTTTTATATTGGTAATCTTGAACTTTTAAAAAGAAAAAAGATTTCTATAATTGGAACCAGAAGACCAATTTCTTATACAAAAGAGTTTACATACAAATTATCTTCTAAATTCTCTGATGCAAATATTTGTATAGTTAGTGGTGCTGCAATGGGTGTTGATTCTATTGCTCATCAAGGTGCAAAATCAAATAATACAATAGCTGTCGTAGCTAATGGCTTAGATATTCGTTACCCAAGTGTTAATAGGAATTTAATTATTGATATAGAGAAGAATGGTTTGATTATTTCTGCTTACAAAGAGAAAGAAAAAGCTAGAAACTATACTTTTGTATTAAGAAATGAAATTGTAGTTGCTTTAAGTGATTTTTTGATTGTTACAGAAGCTGATTTGAATTCTGGTTCTTTAACTTCAGTTAATTATGCTCTAAAAATGGGCAAAAAAGTTTATACACTTCCTCATAGAATGAATGAAAGTTTAGGGACACAAGAACTAATTAAAAAAGGCTTAGTTGAAGTTATTTATGATATTGATGAATTTATTTACAATTTTAGTGGTTTAATAAATATAAATTTAGAAGATGAAGTTTTATTTTTTTGTAAAAAAAATCCTACCTATGAAAGTGCAATTGCTAAATATCCGAATAAAATTTTTGAGTATGAATTAGAGGGGAAAATAAAAATAGAAAATGGAAAAGTAATAATTATCTAA
- a CDS encoding divergent polysaccharide deacetylase family protein, with the protein MNQKKPRKKSQKKTNNFSNKKLLNIFLVIFLIAFLASIASYFTIKNKDTIKNIPEEINAKTQEIDKKNQEEKKEVLLPKINDIKDFKEQKPEDFFEEKFDISEEHKFEEYTKELEKVIEDKIESEESINKENEIIQKKVQEIKDEKLKDKEKLEDKNIKDSNSIKKESKDSTKTSDKIDDKSIITKKDTFTYDKKSKPKIAIVIDDVTTQAQKDKILALGYKTNMSFLPPTNVHPDSAKIAQNLSFYMIHFPMQASSAFKGPEINTLNVNDSYETIEKRVKQLRAWYPNAIYTNNHTGSVFTENDEAVDKLFRALKKYNFIFVDSRTSAKSVVKKYAKKYNMPYIVRNTFIDNDRNFSAIQNQLKKAIEIAKKQGYAIAIGHPHNITLEVLKESKSLLKDVEPIFIYQLPYL; encoded by the coding sequence ATGAATCAGAAAAAACCACGAAAAAAATCACAAAAAAAAACTAATAATTTCTCAAATAAAAAACTATTAAATATTTTTTTAGTAATATTTTTAATTGCATTTTTAGCAAGCATTGCTAGTTACTTTACAATAAAGAATAAAGATACAATTAAAAATATTCCTGAAGAAATAAACGCTAAGACTCAAGAGATTGATAAAAAAAACCAAGAAGAAAAAAAAGAAGTTTTACTTCCTAAGATAAATGATATAAAAGATTTCAAAGAACAAAAACCTGAAGATTTTTTTGAAGAAAAATTTGATATTAGTGAAGAACATAAATTTGAAGAATATACAAAAGAACTCGAAAAAGTAATTGAAGATAAAATAGAATCAGAAGAATCAATAAATAAAGAGAATGAAATTATTCAGAAAAAAGTTCAAGAAATTAAAGATGAAAAATTAAAAGATAAAGAAAAACTAGAAGATAAAAATATTAAAGATTCTAATTCTATTAAAAAAGAGTCTAAAGATTCAACAAAAACTTCTGATAAAATTGATGATAAAAGTATTATTACAAAAAAAGATACTTTTACATATGACAAAAAATCTAAACCAAAAATTGCTATAGTGATTGATGATGTAACTACACAAGCTCAAAAAGATAAGATTTTGGCATTAGGTTATAAAACAAATATGTCATTTCTTCCACCAACAAATGTGCATCCTGATTCTGCAAAAATTGCCCAAAACTTATCTTTTTATATGATTCACTTTCCAATGCAGGCTTCAAGTGCTTTTAAAGGACCAGAAATTAATACTCTTAACGTTAATGATTCTTATGAAACTATTGAAAAAAGAGTTAAACAGTTAAGAGCTTGGTATCCAAATGCTATTTATACAAATAATCATACTGGTTCAGTATTTACTGAAAATGATGAAGCTGTAGATAAGCTATTTCGAGCATTAAAAAAATATAATTTCATATTTGTAGATAGTAGAACAAGTGCAAAATCTGTTGTTAAAAAATATGCAAAAAAATATAATATGCCTTATATTGTAAGAAATACTTTTATTGATAATGATAGAAATTTTAGTGCAATTCAAAATCAATTAAAAAAAGCCATAGAAATAGCCAAAAAGCAAGGTTATGCAATTGCAATTGGACATCCTCATAATATAACTCTTGAAGTATTAAAAGAGTCTAAATCTCTTTTAAAAGATGTTGAACCTATATTTATCTATCAACTTCCATATCTTTAA
- the ilvC gene encoding ketol-acid reductoisomerase gives MGLNVFYDKDCNIDLIKSKKVAMIGFGSQGHAHAENLRDSGVEVIVGLRQAGSSWAKAEAKGFKVLTVADATKEADVVMILLPDENQGDIYANEIAPNLKAGATIAFGHGFNIHYGRIIPAKNINVMMVAPKAPGHTVRSEFVKGGGIPDLIAIHQDASGNTKELALSYASAIGGGRTAIIETTFKDETETDLFGEQAVLCGGAVSLVQAGFETLTEAGYAPEMAYFECLHELKLIVDLMFEGGIADMRYSISNTAEYGDYVSGKRVINAESKAAMKEILKEIQDGRFAKDFILEGQAGYPRMNAERANARASLIEQTGNQLREMMPWISSNKIVNKDKN, from the coding sequence ATGGGTTTAAATGTATTCTATGATAAAGATTGTAATATCGATTTAATTAAATCAAAAAAAGTTGCAATGATTGGTTTTGGATCACAAGGTCACGCACACGCTGAAAACTTAAGAGATTCTGGTGTTGAAGTAATTGTTGGATTAAGACAAGCTGGTTCATCTTGGGCAAAAGCTGAAGCTAAAGGTTTCAAAGTTTTAACAGTTGCAGATGCAACTAAAGAAGCTGATGTTGTTATGATTTTATTACCTGATGAAAATCAAGGTGATATTTATGCAAACGAAATTGCTCCTAACTTAAAAGCTGGTGCAACTATCGCATTTGGACATGGATTTAACATTCACTACGGAAGAATTATTCCTGCAAAAAACATCAATGTAATGATGGTTGCACCTAAAGCTCCAGGTCACACAGTAAGATCAGAGTTTGTTAAAGGTGGAGGAATTCCAGATTTAATCGCAATTCACCAAGATGCGAGTGGTAATACTAAAGAATTAGCATTATCTTACGCTTCTGCAATCGGTGGTGGAAGAACTGCAATTATTGAAACAACTTTCAAAGATGAAACAGAAACTGACCTTTTTGGAGAGCAAGCTGTATTATGTGGTGGAGCTGTATCTTTAGTTCAAGCTGGATTTGAAACATTAACAGAAGCTGGATATGCTCCTGAAATGGCTTACTTTGAATGTTTACACGAATTAAAATTAATCGTTGACTTAATGTTCGAGGGTGGAATCGCTGATATGAGATATTCAATTTCTAATACTGCTGAGTATGGAGATTATGTATCTGGTAAAAGAGTTATCAATGCTGAATCAAAAGCAGCTATGAAAGAAATTTTAAAAGAGATTCAAGATGGTAGATTTGCAAAAGACTTCATCTTAGAAGGTCAAGCTGGATACCCAAGAATGAACGCTGAAAGAGCAAATGCTAGAGCTTCATTAATTGAGCAAACAGGAAATCAATTAAGAGAAATGATGCCTTGGATTTCATCTAACAAAATCGTTAACAAAGACAAAAACTAA
- a CDS encoding RNB domain-containing ribonuclease, whose protein sequence is MLKELFVKIQTNCKDYSKEELIEIEKFLKDEIVIKNDDSFELNSKYKIALVKVGKNLVILEDLISEHKNIKIEFDDLNGAYDGDLVLAKRVFNPRSRTKAKIVQILDGKKNDVLVYIKDKAFYTVKENIKLENNNALKYNEGDVLLVDNKSLELIKNLGNIKDPEIDELISLNLYNETYRLEKHLEVIANMDDPKQRVDLRDLYFCTIDPNSAKDHDDAIYFDKKENILYVAIADVSYFVKEGSELDLLAFKKSTSVYLPTKVLPMLPPILSEEMCSLKEGVDRYSYVFKLHLDLENLSVKKAELFEAIINSHKNFSYGRIDRVIEGHLDQYSKTEKTIFDYLIPLYELTKKFRKRRLLKGYDFRTTENRLKLKNDNLESIEVETSTASHQLVEECMLLANIEASKKVNTVGIYRIHEEPPFKAISKLVDDVNILGVNVKLQSDVHDTIVHIQEKAKVSMMGAEIDELIIQAQTQAKYSSKNLGHFGLGFSSYSHFTSPIRRYSDLVLHRILKTKQTPKNIEDICEHISLNERKIDQLVWDFEDRKYARWASLNIDEEIKVKIVDTEKAKAVCYEKMFGMKVIIENYKGQKLFTKLRVRIKSADIVTKVIVATIKY, encoded by the coding sequence TTGCTAAAAGAACTATTTGTAAAAATTCAAACAAACTGTAAAGACTACTCAAAAGAGGAATTAATTGAGATAGAAAAGTTTTTAAAAGATGAAATAGTAATAAAAAATGATGATTCTTTTGAACTAAACTCAAAATATAAAATTGCTCTTGTAAAAGTTGGAAAAAACTTAGTAATACTTGAAGATTTAATAAGCGAACATAAAAACATAAAAATAGAGTTTGATGATTTAAATGGGGCTTACGATGGAGATTTAGTTTTAGCAAAAAGAGTTTTTAATCCAAGAAGTAGAACCAAAGCAAAAATTGTACAAATTCTTGATGGCAAAAAAAATGATGTTTTAGTTTACATAAAAGATAAAGCTTTTTATACGGTAAAAGAAAATATAAAATTAGAGAATAATAATGCTTTAAAATACAATGAAGGAGACGTTTTATTAGTTGATAATAAATCTTTAGAACTAATAAAAAATCTAGGGAATATAAAAGACCCTGAAATTGATGAACTTATTTCATTAAATCTTTATAATGAAACATACAGACTAGAAAAACATTTAGAAGTTATTGCAAATATGGATGACCCAAAACAAAGGGTTGATTTAAGAGATTTATACTTTTGTACAATTGACCCAAATAGTGCAAAAGACCACGATGATGCAATCTATTTTGATAAGAAAGAGAATATTTTATATGTAGCAATTGCAGATGTTTCATATTTTGTAAAAGAGGGCAGTGAACTTGATTTATTAGCATTTAAAAAATCAACTTCTGTTTATCTTCCAACAAAAGTTTTACCAATGTTACCACCAATATTAAGTGAAGAGATGTGTTCACTTAAAGAGGGAGTTGATAGATACTCTTATGTATTTAAACTACATTTAGATTTAGAAAATTTAAGTGTAAAAAAAGCTGAACTTTTTGAAGCGATTATAAATTCACATAAAAACTTCTCTTATGGAAGAATTGATAGGGTAATTGAGGGACATTTAGACCAATACTCAAAAACTGAAAAAACAATATTTGATTATTTAATTCCTTTGTATGAACTCACTAAAAAATTTAGAAAAAGAAGATTATTAAAAGGTTATGATTTTAGAACTACTGAAAATAGATTAAAACTAAAAAATGATAATTTAGAATCAATAGAAGTTGAAACTTCAACAGCTTCACACCAACTTGTAGAAGAGTGTATGCTTTTAGCCAACATAGAAGCAAGTAAAAAAGTAAATACAGTGGGAATTTATAGAATTCATGAAGAACCACCTTTTAAAGCTATTTCAAAACTTGTTGATGATGTGAATATTTTAGGAGTTAATGTAAAACTTCAAAGTGATGTTCATGATACAATTGTTCATATTCAAGAAAAAGCAAAAGTTTCTATGATGGGTGCTGAAATTGATGAACTTATTATTCAAGCCCAAACTCAAGCAAAATATTCTTCAAAAAATTTAGGGCATTTTGGTTTAGGATTTTCTTCATATTCTCACTTTACAAGTCCAATTAGAAGATATTCAGATTTAGTTTTACACCGAATTTTAAAAACAAAACAAACACCAAAAAATATAGAAGATATTTGTGAACATATTTCATTAAATGAAAGAAAAATAGATCAACTTGTCTGGGATTTTGAAGACAGAAAATATGCAAGATGGGCAAGTTTAAATATTGATGAAGAGATAAAAGTAAAAATAGTTGATACGGAAAAAGCAAAAGCTGTTTGTTATGAAAAAATGTTTGGAATGAAAGTAATTATAGAAAATTACAAAGGTCAAAAACTCTTTACAAAGCTAAGAGTAAGAATAAAATCAGCGGATATAGTAACAAAAGTAATTGTTGCCACTATAAAATATTAA
- the holA gene encoding DNA polymerase III subunit delta, with product MYKNEFDNYLKQNKKFKAYLFYGQSIFLIEQYALVIAQSLGNNDEIEKLYFEDYDFKYVKDKLLQSSLFSSNNIVLIKIDKKLPKKELDSLIEACNTNPDSTLIIAALGDSDFKTMESSFSLKTNSAAVRFFLPTDTEAIKFLEYEAKMLNMKIEPSALNHLYFMHKNDLALCVNDMKKLAIFDELVTTHLVDAHCFGIGTVNFEDFLHDLLSGKDISSDLSLLLDEGMNEIYLLNQITSFVQQLFMISSYARTLGQPNPKEILGFIPPKNIWEKKSKLAINKKPEVFQEILEYLLDIELDFKTSKIDNQNLYLQASLRKFTVLFR from the coding sequence ATGTATAAAAATGAATTTGATAACTATTTAAAACAAAATAAAAAATTTAAAGCTTATTTATTTTATGGACAATCTATTTTTTTAATAGAACAATATGCTTTAGTAATTGCCCAGTCTTTAGGAAATAATGATGAAATAGAAAAATTATATTTTGAAGATTATGATTTTAAATATGTTAAAGATAAACTCTTACAATCTTCACTATTTTCAAGTAATAATATTGTTTTAATAAAAATAGATAAAAAACTTCCAAAAAAAGAGCTTGATTCTTTAATTGAAGCTTGTAATACAAATCCAGATAGCACACTAATAATTGCAGCTTTAGGTGATAGTGATTTTAAAACTATGGAGAGTAGTTTTTCTTTAAAAACAAATTCTGCGGCTGTAAGATTCTTCCTCCCAACAGATACTGAAGCTATAAAGTTTTTGGAATACGAAGCAAAGATGCTAAATATGAAAATAGAACCAAGTGCTTTAAATCATTTATATTTTATGCATAAAAATGATTTAGCATTATGCGTAAATGATATGAAAAAGTTAGCAATTTTTGATGAACTTGTTACAACTCATCTTGTGGATGCACACTGTTTTGGCATTGGAACTGTTAATTTCGAAGATTTTTTACATGATTTATTAAGTGGAAAAGATATAAGCAGTGATTTAAGTTTACTTCTTGATGAGGGAATGAATGAGATTTATTTACTGAATCAAATAACTTCTTTTGTGCAACAACTTTTCATGATTAGTTCATATGCAAGAACTTTAGGACAACCAAATCCAAAAGAGATTTTAGGATTTATCCCACCAAAAAATATTTGGGAAAAAAAATCAAAATTAGCAATAAATAAAAAACCAGAAGTTTTTCAAGAGATATTAGAATATTTGTTAGATATTGAATTGGACTTTAAAACTTCAAAGATTGACAATCAAAATTTATATCTTCAAGCAAGCTTAAGAAAGTTTACAGTTTTATTTAGATAG